A genomic region of Cygnus atratus isolate AKBS03 ecotype Queensland, Australia chromosome 31, CAtr_DNAZoo_HiC_assembly, whole genome shotgun sequence contains the following coding sequences:
- the LOC118261307 gene encoding olfactory receptor 14J1-like: MPNVSSVSKFLLLAFADTWELQLLHFGLFLGIYLAALLGNGLILTAVACDHRLHTPMDFFLINLALLDLGSISTTLPKAMANVLWDTRAISYSGCAAQVFFFVFLVAAEYSFLTIMAYDRYAAICKPLHYGSLVGSRACAQMAAAAWGSGFLNAVLHTATTFSLPLCQGNAVDQFFCEIPQILKLSCSDAYLREVGALFFTLSLVFLCFLYIALSYVQILRAVLRMPSEQGRHKAFSTCLPHLAVVSLFVSTGMFAYLKPPSISSPSLDLVFAFLYSVLPPAVNPLIYSMRNRELRNALRKLLSYILLKYQ, from the coding sequence ATGCCCAACGTCAGCTCTGTGAGcaagttcctcctgctggcattcgcagacacgtgggagctgcagctcctgcactttgggctcttcctgggcatctacctggctgccctcctgggcaacggcctcatcctcaccgccgtagcctgcgaccaccgcctccacacccccatggaCTTCTTCCTCatcaacctcgccctcctcgacctgggatccatctccaccactctgcccaaagccatggccaatgtcctctgggacaccagggccatctcctacTCAgggtgtgctgcacaggtcttcttttttgtcttcttggTTGCAGCAGAGTATTCCTTTCTCACCATCATGGCCTACGACCGCTACgctgccatctgcaagcccctgcactacgggagcctcgtgggcagcagagcttgtgcccagatggcagcagctgcctggggcagtggctttctcaatgctgtcctgcacacggccactacattttccctacccctctgccaaggcaatgctgtggaccagttcttctgtgaaatcccccagatcctcaagctctcctgctcagatgcctacctcagggaagttggggcacttttctttactctttccttagtatttctttgttttctttacattgcgctgtcctatgtgcagatccTCAGAGccgtgctgaggatgccctctgagcagggaagGCACAAAGCCTTctccacgtgcctccctcacctaGCCGTAGTCTCCCTGTTTGTCAGCACTGGTatgtttgcctacctgaagcccccctccatctcttccccatccctggacctggtgtttgcatttttgtactcggtgctgcctccagcagtgaaccccctcatctacagcatgaggaacaggGAACTGAGAAATGCACTAAGGAAATTACTTTCATACATACTTCTGAAGTATCAGTAA